One stretch of Rhizoctonia solani chromosome 8, complete sequence DNA includes these proteins:
- a CDS encoding riboflavin synthase alpha chain has product MFTGLVEHLGRVAAIVALDSTASGGNGFSMTIEDSAPILGDCHIGDSICVNGACLTVTEFGETWFKVGLAPETLERTDLGERKVGDLVNLERAMAAHVRFGGHFVQGHVDSTVTVLSRVPDGNSLRLTFQLPPPTPDRPSLLPYLIAKGYITLDGASLTLTDVNDEAQTFSVMLIAHTQEKITLAGKPVGARVNVEVDMVGKYVERAVLAALGGSGGQPAEGIAKIIERVVQKAVADAAQK; this is encoded by the exons ATGTTCACTGGCCTT GTTGAGCATCTCGGCCGTGTCGCTGCCATTGTGGCCCTGGATAGCACGGCGAGCGGAGGGAATGGGTTTAGCATGACCATTGAAGATTCCGCCCCGATTCTCGGCGACTGCCATATCGGCGACTCGATCTGCGTCAACGGAGCCTGTCTCACGGTCACCGAGTTTGGCGAGACTTGGTTCAAGGTCGGCTTGGCCCCAGAGACGCTGGAAAGAACCGACCTAG GCGAACGCAAAGTCGGGGATCTAGTCAATCTCGAACGGGCAATGGCAGCCCACGTCCGATTCGGGGGCCACTTTGTCCAA GGCCACGTTGATAGTACAGTCACCGTGCTATCTCGCGTGCCAGACGGCAATTCTCTCAGACTCACGTTCCAATTGCCACCGCCCACCCCTGATCGCCCCTCGTTGCTCCCGTACCTGATCGCCAAAGGGTACATCACGCTTGATGGTGCTTCGCTCACGTTGACCGATGTAAACGACGAGGCGCAGACGTTTAGCGTGATGCTCATCGCCCACACGCAGGAGAAGATCACGTTGGCTGGTAAACCGGTAGGCGCCAGAGTTAACGTTGAGGTGGACATGGTGGGTAAATACGTCGAGCGGGCGGTACTGGCTGCATTGGGTGGATCGGGCGGACAACCTGCCGAGGGAATCGCCAAGATCATCGAACGTGTAGTGCAAAAGGCTGTAGCAGACGCTGCCCAGAAATAG
- a CDS encoding glycosyltransferase family 17 protein — MRNFLEYLAIELLIRILHFCNDFRSILRFSMTSWKHFHLVCDSASLQLRIELDVNNMDIVDKNFDCVSVLKNLRRYQSAQINLKPVRILHKFIPARGFYREARPHEGSIYMPIDSDSGQWQRITLDGLESRLTMACDAPHFQPYALDPSQDLAVMVPKQSGHSTPSWRDVEIHLCSIKSGRAHPLALYSKFKVTPRSDVGVSWRLFIFDDACILKNRLVVRLDYFSDSSVQVLSDIVTWDWTTGTLLHRISLPVEHCRHTFLDESHLAVHSIIIPRYRTPDDGPSTLLSIYPLSTSSPASNCTGPNFRLQFASTLSPLIEFAFPELLEGVSLYSHSHKICSTTIQRSLLPGFVYSLAVTLCLSITLVGESEWRRFDIYVSGSKLRGHLDLGKSGIIPWEEWGEDATRWLEDYGNLPHEFWTPPGPRYFEIGRAKTRSSAGSIVTIDFHELPFRRYLCRASVYGNKYRVLRMADQTKVIDKDNPSIVDGFFKHPVVSRLPYMITTKGWNEKQWGTWVVDGEHLIKMNPWKYRKAVASSDDMVTIRRRVVAILVALIIFVPVALYYRYQIQNTISYASRPLWDKPEGPANIIPHFHALGLEPSPAICKLHETEPREQDRQVWDAVLFSTELDLLEVRLNELDGVVDRFFVVESDRTFTGIPKKPVLQDALLSPQFARFRPKITYQLHPGRVPNKGESPFNVEREHRLAMTKLINSAISLPLTAAPLVIMSDVDEIPAAHTIALVKKFSSGQVGGGVGERRWKNGVLRVNTCIRIQRPGVITFYGMQGGIVEFVTKMRGYSHADRIGGDMSLLDPKRIQETICSGRDIFNMLPEAYTYKEMFELMHPEP, encoded by the exons ATGAGGAACTTTCTCGAGTACCTTGCAATCGAACTGCTCATACGTATTCTGCATTTTTGCAATGACTTTCGATCTATTCTACGCTTCTCTATG ACTTCGTGGAAACACTTCCATTTAGTTTGCGACTCGGCTAGCCTTCAGTTACGGATAGAGCTTGATGTGAACAACATGGATATAGTTGACAAAAATTTTGATTGCGTTTCTGTTTTGAAGAACCTGAGGCGGTATCAATCTG CCCAGATCAATCTGAAGCCTGTGAGAATTTTGCACAAATTCATTCCAGCCAGGGGATTTTATCGTGAGGCACGACCTCATGAAGGCAGCATCTATATGCCCATCGATTCAGATTCTGGTCAATGGCAAAGGATCACTCTTGATGGTTTAGAGTCCCGCCTCACCATGGCTTGTGACGCTCCCCACTTTCAACCGTATGCGCTTGATCCCAGCCAGGATCTAGCAGTCATGGTACCTAAGCAATCTGGTCATAGTACACCATC GTGGCGTGATGTCGAAATTCATCTTTGTTCAATCAAGTCTGGTCGAGCTCATCCACTTGCTCTATACTCAAAGTTCAAAGTTACTCCCCGCTCGGATGTAGGAGTCTCTTGGAGGCTTTTTATATTTGATGACGCCTGCATCTTGAAAAATCGCCTTGTTGTGAGGCTCGATTATTTTAGTGATTCGTCTGTGCAGGTGCTATCCGATATCGTGACTTGGGACTGGACAACCGGGACTTTGCTCCATCGGATATCACTTCCAGTCGAACACTGCCGCCATACATTCCTGGACGAATCACACTTGGCTGTACATTCGATCATTATACCTCGATACAGAACCCCTGATGACGGGCCTTCGACGCTCCTATCGATTTACCCATTATCGACGTCTTCCCCTGCATCGAACTGCACTGGTCCAAACTTTCGCCTACAATTCGCCTCGACTCTCTCCCCACTCATAGAGTTTGCATTTCCAGAGCTACTAGAAGGCGTGTCACTATACTCACACTCCCATAAAATCTGCTCTACCACTATACAACGGTCTTTATTACCTGGGTTTGTTTACTCCCTTGCCGTCACTTTATGTCTCAGCATAACTCTGGTTGGAGAATCTGAATGGCGCCGTTTTGATATTTATGTCAGCGGCAGCAAACTGCGTGGGCATCTAGACTTGGGAAAATCTGGTATAATACCTTGGGAGGAATGGGGAGAGGATGCAACTCGGTGGTTGGAAGACTACGGTAATCTTCCTCATGAGTTCTGGACACCTCCCGGACCTCGATACTTTGAAATTGGACGAGCTAAGACACGATCTTCCGCCGGAAGCATAGTTACGATTGACTTTCATGAACTACCCTTTCGGCGTTACCTGTGCCGAGCGTCAGTATATGGTAATAAATATAGGGTGTTGCGTATGGCCGACCAAACCAAGGTTATCGATAAGGATAACCCAAGTATTGTCGACGGCTTCTTCAAGCACCCAGTTGTGTCTCGTCTTCCGTATATGATCACGACAAAAGGGTGGAATGAAAAACAATGGGGTACATGGGTGGTAGATGGTGAACACCTAATTAAGATGAAT CCTTGGAAGTACAGAAAAGCTGTCG CCTCATCTGATGATATGGTCACCATTCGCCGGCGCGTAGTCGCCATCCTTGTTGCTTTGATTATTTTTGTACCCGTGGCTTTATATTATCG GTATCAAATACAAAACACGATATCGTACGCGTCACGACCCCTTTGGGACAAACCTGAAGGGCCAGCGAACATTATTCCTCACTTTCATGCATTGGGGCTTGAGCCATCGCCTGCGATATGCAAGTTGCATGAAACTGAACCTCGCGAACAAGATCGACAGGTGTGGGATGCAGTGTTATTTAGCACAGAGTTGGATCTGCTAGAAGTGAGGTTGAACGAGTTGGATGGAGTTGTGGATCGGTTCTTTGTGGTCGAAAGCGATC GCACCTTTACCGGGATACCAAAGAAGCCCGTCCTTCAAGATGCCCTCCTTTCACCCCAATTCGCCCGCTTCCGACCCAAAATTACATACCAACTCCACCCAGGCCGAGTCCCCAACAAGGGTGAATCTCCGTTCAACGTTGAACGAGAACACCGCCTTGCAATGACGAAACTCATCAATTCGGCCATCTCGCTGCCGCTTACCGCTGCACCGCTTGTGATTATGTCTGATGTGGACGAAATTCCGGCGGCGCATACCATTGCGCTTGTAAAGAAAT TTTCGAGTGGCCAAGTGGGTGGAGGAGTTGGCGAGCGCAGGTGGAAGAATGGGGTCCTAAGAGTCAATACGTGCATTCGTATTCAAAGGCCCGGGGTGATCACATTTTATGGGATGCAGGGTGGCATTGTAG AATTTGTGACCAAGATGCGAG GGTACTCTCATGCGGATCGAATCGGCGGCGACATGTCGCTTCTCGACCCCAAGCGAATCCAGGAGACGATTTGTTCAGGACGAGACATATTCAACATGTTACCCGAG GCATACACG TACAAAGAAATGTTCGAACTCATGCATCCAGAGCCGTAA